The nucleotide sequence AAAAAGTAGAGGTATCGCTTTATGGCCCCTCTACTTTTTAACCTGGATTATTCGTTAGATTTCGTTATGAGGGGCAAAATAACAAAAAATCAGCGTATTTGGTTTGCAAAGCATAGTGGTTCTATGGTTAAAAACCAAATGCGAGCGAAGCGTCTGATTTGGAGTTATTTTGCCACGCAATAGAAAGTTCTAATGCATGTTTCAGGTTTAAAGTTACCACCCTAAAATATGGGCAAACATTAATGGCGCTACTATGGTCGCGTCGCTTTCCACTATAAACTTAGGGGTATTAATATCAAGTTTTCCCCAAGTAATTTTTTCATTAGGCACAGCACCTGAATAAGAGCCATAGGAAGTGGTAGAGTCAGAAATTTGACAGAAGTAGCTCCAAAATGGGACGTCATGCCACTCGAGATCCTGATACATCATCGGCACAACACAAATCGGAAAATCTCCGGCTATACCACCACCAATTTGGAAGAAACCAACCCCTTTGCCTCCTGAGTTTTCTTTGTACCATTGGGTAAGGTATGTCATGTATTCGATGCCACTTTTCATCGTAGAGGGCTTAAGTTCCCCTTTTATGCAGTATGATGCAAAAATATTCCCCATGGTGCTATCTTCCCACCCTGGAACTATGATTGGAAGGTTTTTCTCCGCTGCAGCCAACATCCAGCTGTCTTTCGTGTCTATTTCATAGTGCTCTTTCATTGCACCAGAAAGCAGCAGTTTATACATATATTCATGTGGTAAATACCGCTCGCCTTTTTCTTCTGCCTCTTTCCAAATTTTAAAAATATGCTTTTGAATCCTTCTGAAGGCTTCTTCTTCGGGAATGCAGGTGTCGGTAACCCTATTATAGCCATTTTCCAATAACTCCCATTCCTCTTGAGGGCTAAGGTCTCTATAATGTGGTACGCGCTTATAGTGTGTGTGCGCCACCAGGTTCATGATATCTTCCTCAAGGTTTGCCCCGGTACAGGAAATAATTGATACCTTGTCCTGGCGAATCATTTCGGCAAGGGAAAGCCCGAGCTCTGCGGTGCTCATAGCTCCGGCAAGGGTAATCATCATTTTGCCACCTTCGTTCAGGTGTGTTACATAGCCTTTGGCGGCATCCATCATTGCGGCAGCATTGAAATGGCGGTAGTGGTGCGCCATAAATTGGGAAATGGGTCCTTGTGTTGTCATCTTTTTTAATTTTTATGCTTTTTTAACTGAATTTGGCCTTTTGCTTAAAACTTTCACAAATTTTACTATTTAACTGAATTTTGTAACAAAAAATTAAAAAATTATTCTAGCATTAATTTCTAAACCT is from Cytophagaceae bacterium ABcell3 and encodes:
- a CDS encoding deoxyhypusine synthase family protein, whose protein sequence is MTTQGPISQFMAHHYRHFNAAAMMDAAKGYVTHLNEGGKMMITLAGAMSTAELGLSLAEMIRQDKVSIISCTGANLEEDIMNLVAHTHYKRVPHYRDLSPQEEWELLENGYNRVTDTCIPEEEAFRRIQKHIFKIWKEAEEKGERYLPHEYMYKLLLSGAMKEHYEIDTKDSWMLAAAEKNLPIIVPGWEDSTMGNIFASYCIKGELKPSTMKSGIEYMTYLTQWYKENSGGKGVGFFQIGGGIAGDFPICVVPMMYQDLEWHDVPFWSYFCQISDSTTSYGSYSGAVPNEKITWGKLDINTPKFIVESDATIVAPLMFAHILGW